In the Gloeocapsa sp. PCC 73106 genome, TATTGATCAAGCTGCTTTGAGAAGTTTGCTTAATTTTTCCATTTATATCGTACAGGGTCATGCCGATCCTTGCAGTTGTCGGTAGAGTTTGCCAAAATTTCCAATAGGAGGCGATTACTAGCTCTTCACCGGGTTTTACTTGAGAAGTGATTAAATCATAACCTAATAGGGTGACCTGTTCACCAAAAGATAAAGATAAGGGAGTCTGGATGTATTTTAAATTTTCTGGTAAAGGTATTAACCCAGAATACACTCGTGCATAATCCACATTGTGTAGGGTAGCCTTGTATAATGGTTGTTGCAAGTTAAAGAAACTAAGTAATTCAGGGTTAATAGTTGACTCACGCTGTCTCTGACTAATATAGCTTACTACGTAGTTAGTTTGTATCAAGAGATTAGGATCACTGTACGCTATTTTGGCTAAATTTAAAACCATACCTTGAAAATATGAATCTAAAACATTTGGCATATATGATGCCACTACAAAACTATTAGCATCCGGCGACTGGTTTAAAAAGCTAGCTATTTGTTCCAGACCTTCTCCTTGACCAATATGAATCAGATTTTGAGCAGTTTTTCCTCCTCCAAATAAGGGATTAAAGTATGTTATATAATATGGATAGTGTGGCGCAAGTACAAGAATTTGCAGTCCTACCATCAAAATTGCCATCCAAAACCGACGTTTTGCTAAAACAAAAATACTTATCCATCCGGATCCTGCTAACAATATTAATTGTGGATAAATAAGTAGTAAATAACGGTCATATTTTTGATTAGTTCTAGATAAAAAAAACATAACGGAAAGAGAAACTAAAATCAGTGCAAGTAGTTCACTGCTGTTTTGAAGGTTACGTCGTAGCTTTGGTATTAGCAATATTAAAATACAAACTAACAATCCTATGTGGACTACGGGAGAGAGACGATAAATTAATGCTAATGGATAGAAAAGATGGAAAATCACTTTTTTTGTATCTCTGATTTCTCCCAGAAAAAACCTGTGAGTGATATAGTCGTTTTCTTCTGACAAACCTGCTCGCAGTTGACTTAATGTTTCTAGAGGTGCTACCCACATTGCGGGCAAAATCAAATAAAATACCAAAAATATGGTCATCAACCACAAACACATATCGATCATTTGAACTCTCCAACCTCTTGGATGGAAATGAGGTCGCCACAACCCTAGTTCAATTAATACTATCCAGATAAATACCCCAGGTAAAATAAAAAGAGTAGGTATTTTTGCTGCTACCGCTAACCCCATAAACACCCCGGAGCTAATGAGGTAGAAGCGCGCCGCATAACGAATTCCAGGAGGATCGATCTTTCTTCGTAAATACAGTAAAAATAACAACATTCCGATGGCACTAAAATTAGCTTGTAGGGCATCAGTCGTTAAAAAGCGCTGATATGCTAGGAAAAATGGCTCTAATATTAGTAAAATAATCCCTGCTAAAGCAACAGCTTGTCCTAAAAGTCTTTTAGCAAGTACATAGATGATCACCATACAAGCGGAAGTAACCACAGCTTGCAGCAAACGCGGTATCACATATAAGCTTATAGGTATGTTTTGCGAAGCGATTGTATTGAGGCAACTCAATATATCCTCTGACTGTTTCATATCTAGCAATTCTGGAAAGAGTTGATTAAACTTACAATTCAACAACATCCCACTTCCATAAAGCCACATATTAGTAACTCCGGGATGATGACGCAGAAAAGTCTCAGCTAAATTACCTTGAAACAAAAATTTGAAGAACAATGTACTACGGTGTAACCATGACACTTCGTCAACATTTAAAGGGATGGTAATTTGCAAACTTCTAAGCAGAAAAGATAATAAAAAAATGATGTAGTAAATTACGTTTTTGGGGATCGTTCTAAGCATGTTAAAGTATTTCCAAAGAGTTTTTTATCTAAGTACTGCTGATAATAATTACCCTCGAGATAATTAACCGTCAGCGGGTTGAATTTGGGTAGTAACTTTACCGATTTGGAGTTTCTGTAAAGAAAATTGAGTCTGTAATTTTTGCTTAAATTAGGGAAAATAAGGATAAAGTGGATATAAAAAAAATAGATAGAAAAGAATTTATTTCTAATTTTGTCCAGAAAATTTTGCGTATCGAATTTAAGATATGCTGTTTTATTTCTTCCATCTTCTCGGATTCCCTTATCTAGCGTGGCGAGGGGAGGTCACAATCAGGTATTCTCCTGAAATTTACCATAAAACGCATAAAGATTATGCACAAAACTCATGATTGTTGAGATATTGTGACTAAAGATACAAAAAAAAACAAGAGCAAAATGAAAAATGAGTTTAGTAAATAAAAGGGTTAAAGAAACAATACACCTCTTTTAAATTAATTGATCAAATAAGGGAAGATTATTAATGCTGACAGAAATGTGGTCTTTACGTGGTAGATATAAAATTCTCCATTTCACGTGGTTTGCGTTTTTCTTATCGTTTGTAGTCTGGTTTAACCTAGCCCCTTTAGCGACCCAGGTCGCAGCAGATTTAAACTTAGAAGTCGGACAAATCCGCACTTTAGCTATTTGTAACGTAGCGTTGACAGTACCAGCGCGCATTATTATCGGGATGCTTCTAGATAAATATGGTCCCAGAATTACTTATTCTTTACTACTTATATACGCTGCTATTCCTTGTATCGCCTTTGCTATGGCACAAGACTTCGGTCAGTTGGTAGTTAGCCGTCTAGCTTTGAGTATCGTCGGTGCGGGCTTTGTGATTGGAATCCGCATGGTAGCAGAGTGGTTTCCTCCTAAAGAAATAGGTATAGCAGAAGGAATTTACGGCGGTTGGGGTAACTTTGGTTCAGCCGCGGCGGCTTTTACTATACCCGCGATCGCAGCTTGGCTAGCTTTCGGTGCAATTAACCCACAAACAGGAGAAGCGTTACTCAATTGGCGTTTAGCGATCGCCGGGACAGGAATTATCGCAGCGATTTACGGCGTTTTCTACTACTTCAACGTCCAAGATCACCCTCCTGGAAAGGTGTACCAACGTCCCAAGAGTGCGCGTGGTTTAGAAGTA is a window encoding:
- a CDS encoding glycosyltransferase family 39 protein; translation: MLRTIPKNVIYYIIFLLSFLLRSLQITIPLNVDEVSWLHRSTLFFKFLFQGNLAETFLRHHPGVTNMWLYGSGMLLNCKFNQLFPELLDMKQSEDILSCLNTIASQNIPISLYVIPRLLQAVVTSACMVIIYVLAKRLLGQAVALAGIILLILEPFFLAYQRFLTTDALQANFSAIGMLLFLLYLRRKIDPPGIRYAARFYLISSGVFMGLAVAAKIPTLFILPGVFIWIVLIELGLWRPHFHPRGWRVQMIDMCLWLMTIFLVFYLILPAMWVAPLETLSQLRAGLSEENDYITHRFFLGEIRDTKKVIFHLFYPLALIYRLSPVVHIGLLVCILILLIPKLRRNLQNSSELLALILVSLSVMFFLSRTNQKYDRYLLLIYPQLILLAGSGWISIFVLAKRRFWMAILMVGLQILVLAPHYPYYITYFNPLFGGGKTAQNLIHIGQGEGLEQIASFLNQSPDANSFVVASYMPNVLDSYFQGMVLNLAKIAYSDPNLLIQTNYVVSYISQRQRESTINPELLSFFNLQQPLYKATLHNVDYARVYSGLIPLPENLKYIQTPLSLSFGEQVTLLGYDLITSQVKPGEELVIASYWKFWQTLPTTARIGMTLYDINGKIKQTSQSSLINNYISLDQISLGTIIRDVHKLKTDYDLPLGRYQIALEWWIPEQDQKLEVTDSQGKLPGNKAVIGNIEVVK